From a single Flavobacteriales bacterium genomic region:
- a CDS encoding T9SS type A sorting domain-containing protein — MLRSTLLFTSMALVISVPVLAQPCSTGESEMVVNIVSDAWPGEISWNLQLNGSTVQSGTAAGASFCVEDDQCLIFNMLDSYGDGLTGVGGYTVTLGGVVVASGGAANGNNYTYSQTTELNCPPGFSCSNPLTVVEGAYSAPHANTWYSFTATVNGSYVITTCGLSSCDTRIWVYDHCTGLVPDNSPAGTMYFADGGCNTGPQAELFANLATGDQVWIRIGDNDGACNGAAIDWSINYFGPITGCTQFNSCNYDPLATVDDGSCIMWGDPLCPDGPDLTVDQNRLLTSLNLSTTTVEEGNCYIAEGCLTGYGEREILRFSTRIANIGQLDYYIGTPAANPDQFELVNCHGHVHYKGYAEYLLYDMDGQELSNGFKNGFCVMDIDCNGGGTGQYGCGNMGISAGCADVYGSGTSCNWLDITGIPEGNYTMVVRTNWDNDPDALGRIETDIYNNWAQLCLFIDRTPTLVVTVDTVCDPYVDCLGEIYGSAQYDCMGDCAGTALIGDLNTDGYQNNVDVNEYLNGIMGNDLTPLPCTDIDQDGNITVTDAALMAFCNYWNTYNHPPDSAAVHDHCNFPFNEIINPNDSVTFTIGAMNTSEGWMDIHVKNTHRKMLGYELMLSGIAITSVESLYDPVAYPATPSWSFGTGHLMCLSQVDSLIQRGPDFKPLCRVHFINPGSMICIDQVIDVVNENYHNSINILENACATVTGVGDLGVEQGIRVFPNPFTDQTTMLYPPAGQSVTLRVMDLQGRLVQQQVDASGTGRFTIERRGMAAGAYHYQLSGAVNGAGKMHVEQ; from the coding sequence ATGCTAAGATCCACGTTACTCTTTACTTCTATGGCACTGGTGATCAGTGTACCTGTGCTTGCACAACCTTGCTCAACTGGTGAGAGTGAGATGGTGGTGAACATTGTATCTGACGCTTGGCCTGGTGAGATCAGTTGGAATCTTCAATTGAACGGATCCACGGTTCAAAGCGGCACTGCTGCTGGTGCTTCGTTCTGTGTTGAGGACGATCAATGTTTGATCTTCAACATGCTGGATAGTTATGGCGATGGTCTAACAGGTGTTGGCGGATATACCGTAACACTTGGCGGGGTAGTTGTTGCAAGCGGTGGTGCCGCTAATGGCAATAATTACACCTATAGTCAGACCACGGAATTGAATTGCCCTCCAGGCTTCAGTTGCAGCAATCCTTTAACAGTTGTTGAAGGCGCCTATTCAGCACCACACGCCAATACATGGTACAGTTTCACCGCAACGGTCAACGGGTCTTATGTGATAACCACCTGTGGTCTATCGAGCTGCGATACGCGTATATGGGTATATGACCATTGTACGGGGTTGGTTCCGGATAATTCACCAGCGGGTACCATGTACTTTGCCGATGGCGGATGTAACACAGGACCTCAAGCCGAACTCTTTGCGAATTTGGCCACTGGCGATCAAGTTTGGATCCGTATCGGTGATAACGATGGTGCTTGCAATGGCGCTGCGATCGATTGGTCGATAAACTACTTCGGGCCTATCACTGGATGTACGCAATTCAACTCGTGCAATTACGACCCATTGGCCACAGTGGATGATGGCAGTTGCATTATGTGGGGTGATCCACTTTGTCCTGATGGTCCGGACCTGACCGTGGATCAGAACCGTTTGTTGACCTCGTTGAACCTAAGCACCACAACCGTGGAAGAAGGTAATTGTTACATCGCTGAAGGCTGTTTGACCGGTTACGGAGAGCGTGAGATCTTGCGCTTCAGCACGCGCATCGCCAACATTGGCCAATTGGACTATTACATCGGCACTCCTGCTGCGAACCCTGATCAATTCGAACTCGTGAATTGTCACGGACACGTGCATTATAAAGGCTATGCGGAATACTTGCTGTACGATATGGATGGTCAGGAGCTTTCCAATGGTTTCAAGAATGGGTTCTGTGTAATGGACATTGATTGCAACGGTGGTGGCACAGGTCAGTATGGCTGCGGCAATATGGGGATCAGTGCTGGTTGTGCAGATGTTTACGGCAGCGGTACCAGCTGCAACTGGTTGGATATCACTGGCATTCCTGAGGGTAATTACACAATGGTGGTTCGGACCAATTGGGACAATGACCCGGATGCGCTAGGCCGAATTGAAACCGATATCTACAATAACTGGGCACAGCTCTGTTTGTTCATTGATCGCACCCCAACACTGGTAGTTACGGTGGACACGGTCTGCGATCCTTATGTCGATTGCCTTGGCGAGATCTACGGATCTGCTCAATACGACTGTATGGGCGATTGTGCCGGAACAGCGTTGATCGGAGATCTGAATACGGACGGATACCAGAACAATGTGGATGTGAACGAATACCTCAACGGTATCATGGGCAACGACCTTACGCCATTGCCATGCACGGATATTGATCAGGATGGTAACATTACCGTAACGGACGCCGCGTTGATGGCGTTCTGTAACTACTGGAACACATACAACCACCCACCGGACAGTGCTGCAGTACATGACCATTGCAATTTCCCGTTCAATGAGATCATCAACCCGAATGACAGTGTGACATTCACCATTGGAGCAATGAACACGAGCGAAGGCTGGATGGATATCCACGTAAAGAACACGCACCGCAAAATGCTAGGGTATGAATTGATGCTGAGCGGCATTGCGATAACCAGCGTAGAGAGTTTGTACGATCCGGTTGCGTATCCCGCAACACCTTCATGGTCATTCGGCACCGGTCATTTGATGTGCTTGAGCCAGGTCGATTCGTTGATCCAGCGTGGACCTGACTTCAAACCATTGTGCAGGGTCCATTTCATCAATCCTGGTTCAATGATCTGCATTGACCAAGTGATCGATGTGGTGAATGAGAACTACCATAACTCGATCAATATTTTGGAGAACGCCTGTGCTACTGTTACAGGTGTTGGTGATCTCGGTGTTGAACAAGGCATACGTGTATTCCCGAACCCATTCACCGATCAGACCACAATGCTTTATCCACCTGCAGGACAGTCCGTGACCTTGCGTGTAATGGATCTACAAGGACGTTTGGTGCAGCAACAAGTTGATGCCAGCGGAACCGGAAGGTTCACCATTGAGCGACGTGGCATGGCCGCAGGTGCGTACCACTACCAACTGAGTGGAGCAGTGAACGGTGCAGGTAAAATGCACGTGGAACAGTAA
- a CDS encoding acyltransferase: MSLRSAMYLPQLTFLRFVAAMLVVFYHYGKQTFEAGYPFLHSIIAEGSVAVSFFFFLSGVVLGINYLGKPLDVRKFWLRRLARIAPLYLLAFILTFCLQAYYFGDLPRGNAIIAQLFALHAWFPEMCLAINYPGWSISVELLFYLIFPLIATIVLAFGSVRVSIFLVVIWIGNVLIEVFLRSATTSLDVSGPFILYFPLLHIGTFAAGCVCAMLIRYMADRPEASRWSTPLLLGSVLTIAVIYTGDGPLRETAHNGGAVPAFFLLITGLALGKNKLTNILSKRPFVLLGDASYAIYLLQFPVFMLYSHGLRSASLALHEIAIYSTLLILIAIAVYLAFELPMKRKFLMWFNGSSPD, encoded by the coding sequence ATGAGCTTAAGATCCGCCATGTATCTCCCTCAACTGACCTTCTTGCGTTTCGTGGCTGCGATGTTGGTGGTGTTCTACCATTATGGGAAACAGACCTTCGAGGCCGGCTATCCTTTTCTCCACAGCATCATTGCGGAAGGTTCTGTGGCCGTGAGTTTCTTTTTCTTCCTCTCCGGCGTCGTATTGGGTATTAATTATTTGGGAAAACCGCTCGATGTGAGAAAATTCTGGTTGAGGCGACTCGCACGCATTGCTCCGCTTTATTTGTTGGCATTCATTCTGACCTTTTGCCTTCAGGCCTATTATTTCGGTGATCTGCCTCGGGGTAACGCGATCATTGCTCAACTTTTCGCTCTGCATGCTTGGTTCCCGGAGATGTGCTTGGCCATCAATTATCCGGGCTGGTCCATATCCGTGGAGTTGTTGTTCTACCTGATATTTCCGTTGATCGCGACTATTGTTCTGGCCTTCGGATCTGTGAGGGTCTCGATCTTCTTAGTAGTGATCTGGATCGGTAATGTCCTGATCGAGGTCTTTCTTCGTTCTGCTACGACCTCCTTGGATGTTTCTGGACCATTTATTCTCTATTTCCCACTGCTCCACATCGGCACGTTCGCTGCTGGCTGTGTCTGTGCAATGCTCATTCGCTACATGGCTGATAGGCCTGAGGCTTCAAGATGGTCAACTCCTTTACTGTTGGGCAGTGTGCTCACTATAGCTGTGATCTACACAGGAGATGGTCCATTGCGGGAAACTGCGCATAATGGTGGAGCGGTTCCAGCATTTTTCCTTTTGATAACCGGATTAGCGCTTGGCAAGAACAAGCTCACCAACATATTGAGCAAGCGGCCATTCGTATTGTTGGGAGATGCCAGCTACGCGATCTATCTTCTTCAATTTCCCGTCTTCATGTTGTACTCTCATGGATTGCGTTCTGCCTCGTTGGCTTTGCATGAGATCGCGATCTACTCAACGTTGCTCATACTCATCGCTATTGCGGTGTATCTGGCCTTTGAGCTGCCCATGAAACGAAAGTTCCTCATGTGGTTCAACGGAAGCAGCCCGGATTGA
- a CDS encoding nuclear transport factor 2 family protein: MAVLDRFYSAFQDRDWATMGACYHPDAHFSDPVFPDLDAAGVRAMWKMLLTNGTDLRIGFSVLEESGTNGKAEWEAHYTFSRTGRSVHNEVVSSFEMKNGLILRQLDEFDFWKWSRQALGTPGLLLGWSPLIKNKVRATAAKGLARITKTEVVE; encoded by the coding sequence ATGGCTGTATTGGATCGATTCTATTCCGCATTCCAGGATCGCGATTGGGCTACCATGGGTGCATGTTACCATCCGGATGCTCATTTCAGTGATCCCGTTTTTCCTGATCTGGACGCCGCCGGTGTTAGAGCCATGTGGAAGATGTTGCTGACCAACGGCACAGACCTGCGGATCGGATTTTCCGTGCTGGAAGAGTCTGGAACGAACGGTAAAGCGGAATGGGAAGCGCATTACACGTTCAGCCGCACAGGGCGAAGTGTACACAACGAAGTGGTTTCATCCTTCGAGATGAAAAATGGTTTGATCCTTCGTCAGTTGGATGAGTTCGATTTTTGGAAATGGTCGCGGCAAGCATTGGGAACACCCGGGTTACTATTGGGTTGGTCTCCTTTGATCAAGAATAAAGTGAGAGCGACCGCTGCAAAAGGATTAGCCAGAATAACAAAGACCGAGGTCGTTGAATGA
- a CDS encoding discoidin domain-containing protein, giving the protein MKSTIALLLLLSAPLFSIGQCDTVAIANTDWSVTYVDSEELTGEGANNGHAVNCFDNDSLTFWHTQWQNANPPFPHEIHLDLGTVHAVNGISLLSRDASAAGKAKNFELYLSMDGADWGNLQSAGDFTYADLNAGAQRGSAYFGAVDARYVRLVVNSSYSTGPYLMVAELNLFEYTGTGCAPTGQSNQITSIDPIADQSTTAPDLTLNGSASSGLPVTYSVVSGPATVAGSTLTLDGTAGTVTVRAEQAGDATWYPASATTIFNVLDLSTYDPVMSVKLTEDYPIEMPQLHAYALYATASIDEPGFNSISSVVFNVDGTDLTAAIENGAYTAWWTPNAYGVHAITVTATASNGNSTSETLNIDVVNVAADQTVATFDAGVINFDGSGSSQWYTGSYTLPQSVGAYDHIIANLSVTCPSVAGGCDDWDRVAWVEAKAPNGKWIEVIRYVTPYGVACDHSIDVTDLASILQGKTDIRMFIETWGTGGWKLDLDFTYEAGVPAYLYSTVQEVWHGNYNFGDPTNLQPMDTVGLAPGTGTESASIRLVTTGHGWGPTNTGNAAEFYHANHNIIVNGIHSFPQDLWTDCNPNPDGCSPQSGTWQYDRAGWCPGSIAPPFEFDVTPYLSEGSFALSYIFQESYMDLCNPGNPNCISGTTCSDCNDGYNPYYRVGGYLISRGNMPNVVGITAPAALEQENSMTISPNPSDGHFTIQLQSELGRSVVTVHDISGKALKTYFFNSNAQLASYGFDLSNLAQGTYFVKVQNENTTLAGKVVVR; this is encoded by the coding sequence ATGAAGTCGACTATTGCACTCTTGCTCTTGCTCTCCGCTCCATTATTCTCCATAGGCCAATGTGATACGGTTGCCATCGCCAATACCGACTGGAGCGTTACCTACGTGGACAGCGAAGAACTTACAGGCGAAGGAGCGAACAACGGCCATGCAGTAAACTGCTTCGACAATGATTCCCTCACCTTCTGGCATACACAATGGCAAAATGCAAACCCACCGTTTCCGCATGAGATCCATCTCGATCTGGGCACAGTGCATGCGGTGAACGGGATCTCGCTTCTCTCACGCGACGCTAGCGCTGCCGGAAAAGCCAAGAACTTTGAGTTGTACCTGAGCATGGACGGAGCCGACTGGGGAAACCTGCAATCCGCTGGTGACTTCACGTATGCTGACCTCAATGCCGGTGCCCAACGTGGCTCTGCTTATTTCGGAGCGGTGGATGCGCGTTATGTGCGGCTGGTGGTAAACTCCAGCTACTCTACCGGTCCTTATCTGATGGTGGCCGAGCTGAACCTCTTTGAATATACCGGTACTGGATGTGCCCCCACGGGTCAGTCGAACCAGATCACCTCCATCGATCCGATCGCGGACCAAAGCACTACTGCGCCCGATCTAACACTGAACGGATCCGCTAGCTCTGGACTTCCAGTTACCTATTCAGTCGTTTCCGGACCAGCTACCGTCGCAGGTTCTACACTCACTTTGGACGGTACCGCCGGAACAGTTACCGTGCGTGCCGAACAAGCCGGCGATGCAACGTGGTATCCGGCATCCGCTACCACAATTTTCAATGTGCTTGACCTTTCAACCTATGACCCGGTGATGAGCGTTAAACTCACGGAAGACTACCCGATAGAAATGCCCCAACTTCACGCTTACGCATTGTATGCCACCGCCAGCATCGATGAACCCGGCTTCAACAGCATTAGCAGTGTAGTGTTCAATGTCGATGGCACAGACCTGACTGCCGCAATAGAAAATGGCGCTTATACCGCGTGGTGGACTCCGAACGCTTATGGTGTGCATGCAATTACGGTCACGGCTACTGCCAGTAATGGGAACAGTACCTCCGAGACCCTCAACATCGATGTGGTGAACGTTGCTGCTGATCAAACGGTTGCCACCTTCGATGCAGGCGTGATCAACTTCGATGGATCGGGTAGTTCGCAGTGGTATACTGGGAGCTACACCCTCCCGCAATCGGTGGGTGCGTACGACCACATCATTGCGAACCTAAGTGTCACCTGCCCAAGCGTAGCGGGCGGCTGCGATGATTGGGACCGCGTGGCCTGGGTGGAAGCGAAAGCACCGAACGGGAAGTGGATAGAGGTCATCCGGTATGTTACTCCGTATGGTGTGGCTTGCGACCATAGCATCGACGTCACGGATCTCGCGTCCATCCTGCAAGGGAAAACCGATATCCGTATGTTCATCGAGACTTGGGGCACCGGAGGTTGGAAACTTGACCTGGACTTCACGTACGAGGCCGGAGTTCCAGCATACCTCTACTCCACCGTACAGGAAGTGTGGCACGGCAACTACAATTTCGGTGACCCAACGAACCTGCAACCCATGGACACTGTGGGGTTGGCACCGGGCACGGGAACAGAAAGTGCCAGTATCCGGTTAGTTACCACCGGCCATGGATGGGGGCCAACCAATACCGGTAACGCCGCCGAATTTTACCACGCCAACCATAACATTATCGTGAACGGTATCCACAGCTTTCCGCAGGATCTGTGGACAGATTGCAACCCCAACCCGGACGGTTGCTCACCTCAGAGCGGCACTTGGCAGTACGATCGTGCCGGCTGGTGTCCGGGAAGCATTGCACCGCCGTTCGAGTTTGATGTAACGCCCTATCTCAGCGAGGGATCATTCGCACTATCGTACATCTTTCAAGAGAGCTACATGGATCTCTGCAACCCCGGTAACCCGAATTGCATAAGTGGTACCACCTGCTCTGATTGCAACGATGGATATAACCCCTACTACCGCGTTGGCGGATACCTCATCAGCCGGGGCAACATGCCCAATGTTGTGGGGATAACAGCACCGGCAGCACTAGAGCAGGAGAACAGCATGACCATCAGCCCTAATCCAAGTGACGGGCATTTCACGATCCAACTGCAAAGTGAATTAGGCAGATCCGTGGTGACCGTGCATGACATCTCCGGCAAAGCGTTAAAAACCTATTTCTTCAACTCCAACGCCCAATTGGCGAGCTATGGTTTTGACCTTTCCAACTTGGCACAAGGCACATACTTCGTGAAGGTGCAGAACGAGAACACCACGTTGGCAGGGAAAGTAGTTGTGCGGTGA
- a CDS encoding OsmC family protein: MQNYHTYSVKVEWTGNKGTGTDHYRSYNRDHVIRIEGKPDILGSADPTFRGNPERHNPEEMLVAALSTCHMMSYLHVCAIDGVVVTAYSDQATGSVETFPDGSGRMTEVILYPRVTIADASMRERARELHHKAHELCFIANSVNFEVRYEDDVIV, encoded by the coding sequence ATGCAGAACTACCACACCTATTCCGTAAAGGTTGAATGGACCGGTAATAAAGGCACAGGGACTGATCATTATCGCAGCTACAACCGTGATCATGTGATCCGCATTGAAGGCAAACCGGATATACTGGGCTCGGCCGATCCTACTTTCCGTGGAAACCCCGAACGCCACAATCCCGAAGAAATGCTCGTTGCGGCGTTGAGCACTTGCCACATGATGAGTTACCTGCACGTATGTGCGATCGATGGCGTAGTCGTTACAGCATACTCTGATCAAGCCACGGGTAGTGTGGAGACTTTTCCTGATGGCAGCGGACGCATGACGGAGGTGATACTGTATCCACGGGTGACCATTGCGGATGCATCCATGCGCGAACGTGCCAGAGAACTACATCACAAAGCGCACGAATTGTGTTTCATTGCGAACTCGGTGAATTTTGAAGTGCGTTACGAAGACGATGTGATCGTTTGA
- the dnaE gene encoding DNA polymerase III subunit alpha, translating to MKFSHLHVHTQFSLLDGAASIPALYQKAADDGQPALAITDHGNMFGAFKFVAEAGKHKNPDGTPKVKPIVGCEFYVVNDRHKKAFTRDDKDKRFHQLLLAKNAEGYKNLSKLCSLGYMEGFYSKYPRIDKELVEKYHEGLIATTCCLGASVPQAIMRGGTDLTKAEEEFKWWLDLFGDDYYVEIQRHGIPEQEQVNAVLVQWARKYNVPIIASNDSHYVDQQDANAHDILLCINTGEKQSTPKANDGDDEVSQKGKRFAFYNDEFFFKTQAQMGSAFSDLPEALDNTNLIVDKVELLKLKKDILLPNYEIPAGFTDQDEYLKHLTYEGAIKRYLGDGVSGIDSLDPKIKERIDFELFTIRTMGFSGYFLITQDFINAGKAMGVLIGPGRGSAAGSVVAYCTGITNIDPIKYDLLFERFLNPDRKSMPDIDTDFDDEGRQKVIDYVVNKYGKNQVAQIITYGSMAAKSSIRDVARVMDLPLGEADRLAKLVPERPGIELGRLLRAPMEGAGSLKQRENLNSDELANVKQLREILESGEPTADVLRDAEKLEGSVRGTGVHAAGIIIAPSDLTEILPVCTSKESDLLLTQFDGRVVEDAGVIKMDFLGLKTLTIIRDALRMIEANHGITIDLDNIPLDDPKTFGIYQRAETNGTFQFESAGMQKHLRELKADHFGDLIAMNALYRPGPMEYIPTFIKRKQGLEDIVYDLPEMEELLKETYGVTVYQEQVMLLSQKLAGFTKGDADVLRKAMGKKDRATLDKMKGKFLEGTTERGFDSKVCNKIWTDWEAFAQYAFNKSHSTCYAFVAYQTAWLKANYAPEFMASVLTHSQSNIEKVTFFMEECRSMGIKVLGPDVNESGYQFAVNKAGQIRFGLGAVKGVGEAAVDALVAERSGEKGPYTNVFDLMRRVNLRSANKKAIESLAYAGAFDELGIQRAHFFYTAGEGKPTYMESLIRYGQQHQDGVESAQVSMFDAVGDGSASIPEPTLPAIEPWSALEQLHYEKEVIGFYLSGHPLDDHRLEIKYLCTANLLDLKELEKLAGRDITFSGIVTKAEHRTAKSGKQFGILAVEDHFGTHEFMLFSEDYLKFKLYLVPGTLLLMKGRASARTWGRDEGQMEFKLTSIDLLSDARDKYITRVNLKIEAERMTDAIAQELGTLLKGSPGKCKVNLHVMSKYENIAIDAPSKSLTVTVTEELVRGLDGITEVEWGLN from the coding sequence ATGAAATTCTCGCACCTCCACGTCCATACGCAGTTCTCACTTTTAGATGGTGCGGCCAGCATACCGGCGTTGTATCAAAAGGCGGCAGACGATGGGCAACCCGCGTTGGCGATCACGGACCACGGCAACATGTTCGGGGCGTTCAAGTTCGTGGCAGAAGCCGGGAAGCACAAGAATCCCGATGGTACGCCCAAGGTAAAACCGATCGTCGGTTGTGAGTTCTACGTGGTGAACGATCGCCATAAAAAAGCCTTTACGCGTGATGATAAGGACAAGCGGTTCCATCAATTATTATTAGCTAAAAATGCCGAGGGCTATAAGAACCTAAGCAAGTTGTGTTCGCTCGGTTACATGGAAGGCTTTTACAGCAAGTACCCACGGATCGACAAAGAATTGGTGGAGAAATATCACGAAGGATTGATCGCTACTACTTGCTGTTTGGGTGCGAGCGTGCCGCAAGCGATCATGCGCGGTGGCACCGACCTTACGAAGGCCGAAGAAGAATTCAAATGGTGGTTGGACCTGTTCGGCGATGACTATTATGTGGAGATCCAGCGGCACGGAATTCCAGAGCAGGAACAGGTGAACGCAGTTCTGGTGCAGTGGGCGCGCAAGTACAATGTGCCCATCATCGCCAGTAACGATAGTCACTACGTGGATCAGCAGGATGCAAATGCGCACGATATCCTGTTGTGCATTAACACCGGTGAAAAGCAAAGCACTCCGAAGGCGAATGATGGCGATGATGAAGTGAGCCAAAAAGGCAAACGCTTTGCATTTTACAACGACGAGTTCTTCTTCAAGACACAAGCGCAAATGGGAAGCGCGTTCAGTGATCTGCCAGAGGCCTTGGACAACACGAACTTGATCGTGGACAAGGTGGAATTACTGAAGTTGAAAAAAGATATCCTGCTACCGAACTACGAGATCCCAGCGGGTTTCACGGATCAGGATGAATACCTGAAGCACCTCACCTACGAAGGCGCCATTAAACGTTACCTCGGCGATGGTGTATCGGGCATCGACTCTCTTGACCCGAAGATCAAAGAACGGATCGACTTCGAATTGTTCACCATCCGTACGATGGGATTCAGTGGATACTTCCTGATCACTCAGGATTTCATCAACGCCGGCAAAGCCATGGGTGTGTTGATCGGTCCAGGTCGTGGTAGTGCAGCTGGCAGTGTAGTGGCCTATTGCACGGGTATCACCAACATCGACCCGATCAAGTACGATCTGCTCTTCGAGCGATTCCTCAATCCGGATCGTAAGAGCATGCCCGATATCGATACGGACTTCGACGATGAAGGCCGGCAGAAAGTGATCGATTACGTCGTCAACAAATACGGTAAGAACCAAGTTGCGCAGATCATCACGTATGGCAGCATGGCGGCCAAGAGCAGCATCCGCGATGTGGCCCGTGTTATGGACCTGCCGTTAGGAGAAGCCGATCGCTTGGCGAAGTTGGTACCGGAGCGACCAGGAATTGAATTGGGTCGACTGCTCCGTGCTCCCATGGAAGGCGCTGGATCATTGAAACAGCGCGAGAATTTGAACAGCGATGAGCTCGCGAACGTGAAACAATTACGTGAGATCCTCGAAAGTGGCGAACCAACTGCGGACGTGCTACGCGATGCCGAAAAGCTGGAAGGCTCCGTCCGTGGCACGGGTGTACATGCTGCGGGTATCATCATTGCGCCGAGCGATCTAACTGAGATCCTTCCTGTGTGTACATCGAAGGAATCAGATCTCTTGCTCACCCAATTCGACGGGCGCGTGGTGGAAGATGCAGGGGTCATCAAGATGGACTTCCTTGGTCTGAAAACGCTCACGATCATCCGTGATGCGTTACGGATGATCGAAGCCAACCACGGCATCACGATCGACCTCGATAATATTCCATTGGACGATCCGAAAACATTCGGCATCTATCAACGCGCGGAGACCAACGGCACATTCCAGTTCGAGAGTGCCGGCATGCAGAAGCACCTGCGCGAGCTGAAGGCCGACCATTTCGGGGACCTCATCGCCATGAACGCGCTGTACCGGCCGGGTCCAATGGAATACATACCAACCTTCATCAAGCGGAAACAGGGGTTGGAGGACATTGTGTACGATCTGCCGGAGATGGAGGAGTTGCTCAAGGAGACCTACGGTGTAACGGTTTACCAGGAGCAGGTGATGTTGCTCAGTCAGAAGTTGGCGGGCTTCACCAAAGGCGATGCGGACGTGCTGCGCAAAGCCATGGGTAAAAAGGACCGTGCCACGTTGGATAAGATGAAGGGCAAATTCCTGGAAGGCACAACCGAGCGGGGATTTGATTCTAAAGTTTGCAACAAGATCTGGACGGACTGGGAGGCATTTGCACAATATGCCTTCAACAAATCGCACTCCACCTGCTATGCTTTTGTGGCTTACCAAACGGCATGGCTCAAAGCGAACTACGCACCTGAATTTATGGCGAGCGTGCTTACACATTCACAGAGCAATATCGAAAAGGTCACGTTCTTCATGGAAGAATGCCGCAGCATGGGCATCAAGGTGCTTGGGCCCGATGTGAATGAAAGCGGCTACCAATTCGCAGTGAACAAAGCAGGTCAGATCCGGTTCGGGCTAGGCGCGGTTAAAGGCGTTGGCGAAGCGGCAGTGGATGCCCTCGTTGCCGAACGAAGTGGTGAAAAAGGTCCATATACGAACGTCTTTGATCTGATGCGCCGCGTGAATCTGCGCAGTGCCAACAAGAAAGCGATCGAGAGTCTTGCTTATGCGGGTGCGTTCGATGAATTGGGCATTCAGCGTGCACATTTCTTTTACACAGCCGGTGAAGGCAAACCGACCTACATGGAAAGTTTGATCCGTTACGGTCAACAACATCAGGATGGAGTGGAAAGTGCACAGGTAAGCATGTTCGATGCCGTTGGCGATGGATCAGCTTCCATACCGGAACCTACCCTACCCGCCATTGAGCCGTGGAGTGCATTGGAGCAATTGCACTACGAAAAGGAAGTGATCGGGTTCTACCTCAGCGGCCATCCGTTGGATGATCATCGGCTGGAGATCAAGTACCTGTGTACCGCAAACCTGCTCGATCTAAAAGAACTGGAAAAACTAGCCGGTCGTGATATCACCTTCAGCGGCATCGTCACGAAAGCAGAACACCGCACGGCCAAGAGCGGCAAGCAATTCGGCATACTCGCCGTGGAGGATCATTTCGGTACGCACGAGTTCATGCTTTTCAGCGAGGACTACCTCAAATTCAAACTTTACTTGGTACCGGGCACGTTGCTGTTAATGAAAGGCAGAGCAAGCGCACGTACGTGGGGTCGGGATGAAGGCCAAATGGAATTCAAGCTGACCAGTATCGACCTGTTAAGTGATGCACGCGACAAATACATTACCAGGGTCAATTTGAAGATCGAGGCTGAGCGGATGACCGATGCAATAGCTCAAGAACTTGGAACCCTATTGAAGGGATCTCCGGGTAAATGCAAAGTGAATCTGCACGTAATGAGCAAGTACGAAAATATCGCCATTGATGCGCCCAGCAAGAGTTTGACCGTTACCGTAACGGAGGAATTGGTGCGAGGGTTGGATGGGATCACAGAGGTTGAGTGGGGATTGAATTGA
- a CDS encoding type II toxin-antitoxin system RelE/ParE family toxin: MKTRERSYRITENADSDLLAIARYTEELLGINQRDKYLGELYERIQALAKNCYDGRHRPEIKEGYYSFNQGKHVIFYMITEQTIDIIGVPHSVMDLESYFGM, translated from the coding sequence ATGAAAACGCGGGAGCGTTCATATCGGATCACCGAGAACGCAGATTCCGACCTACTTGCTATCGCGAGGTATACCGAGGAACTTTTGGGTATCAACCAACGAGACAAATACCTAGGCGAACTATACGAACGGATCCAGGCACTAGCCAAGAATTGCTACGACGGCCGTCATAGACCAGAGATAAAAGAAGGGTATTATTCGTTCAACCAAGGCAAGCATGTGATCTTCTACATGATCACGGAACAGACCATCGATATTATCGGTGTTCCTCACAGCGTGATGGATCTGGAAAGCTATTTCGGTATGTAG
- a CDS encoding type II toxin-antitoxin system ParD family antitoxin has protein sequence MASTSLSLGSHWEKYIQTKIRSGRYGSVSEVVREALRAMEDHDKKLNALRGHLAQGESDAKNGKFVKDSSLKGLLGRSK, from the coding sequence ATGGCATCAACAAGCTTGAGTTTAGGCAGTCATTGGGAGAAATATATCCAAACGAAGATCAGATCCGGGAGGTACGGCTCAGTAAGCGAGGTTGTGCGTGAGGCGTTGCGTGCTATGGAGGATCACGACAAAAAGTTGAATGCCCTGCGCGGTCATTTGGCGCAAGGAGAGAGTGATGCCAAGAACGGAAAATTCGTGAAGGATAGTTCGTTAAAGGGTTTGTTGGGCCGTTCGAAATGA